From bacterium:
CTTCGCCGTCGGCCCTGGCCATGGACTGTGTTGCGGGGTCTGTTGCCGGGCTGCCTGTTGAAAGACATCCGGTCCTTTACCAGGCCCGGGCCAGGGGTCTCGAGGGAGCCCGTAGTGATCAGGTCCAGGTGCTGGGAAAGGCGATTGAGGATGTGCGCAGGGTGTTAAGGCTGCCCAGGAGCGCCTCCAGGGTGGATTATCGGCTGCCTGGCTGGATGAAAAGGTCCATGCGGAAATCCCTGAACCCCTTTCCCCTTTTAAACCCGGAGCTATGCACCTCCTGCGGCGCATGCGCCGCCATCTGTCCCGCAGACGCCATCACACTTAACAATAAACCCCGCACCGGAGGCCTCGTGGACAAGGACAAGTGCATCAGCTGCTTCTGCTGTCAGGAGGTGTGTCCGGAGAGGGCCATCGAGATTGTTCCGGGAAGGTTGCTGCGCGTGCTGAAGAGAATTAATTTTGCCTGAACCTTCCCGGAACACAAGAAGAGGGGAAGAGGAGAAGAGGCGAAAAGGGGATATTGAGTGAGGAATTTTTCAGAAACATGCTATCCGCTCGCTATTTGGCGAAGGGTGATCGGCAATCGCAGATAGGCAACTATGAAAAATCCTTGGAGTATTATCATGCATCCTTGGAAATTGACGATGATCCAATGATCCCTAATTACTGTATCGCTCATTCCTTAGCCAAGCTTGGCAGATATGAGGAATCCAGGACCTGCATCAACAAAAGCCTGGAAAAATACCGAAAGTTCGTTAGTGAAGGAGGGGCTCTACAAGATTTAAAAGCCGAAGCGACCAGTGGCTGCTGTGTTTCTCCTCCTCTCCTTTTCTCCTCTTCCCCTTTTCAGGGAGTCCTCCGGGGAGCGGCGTTTAACCGCCTATGTGCGACATCGTGCGTGTGCATCCCCGCAGCCCTTCCCCCTCCCCCATCCCATGTCCTTCAGGCTTGGCGCTCAGAGCATCCTGGATGACGGTCAGGATCTGGTCGTCGCTGGCCCCTGATCGCAGAGGTTCGAGAATGTCGGTCTCGTTATCGGAGAAAAGGCAGGTCCGGATCTTACCGTCTGCGGTGATCCGGATCCGGTTGCAATCGATGCAAAAGTGCTGGGAAACCGGTGTGATGAACCCTATCGTGCCTTTAAAGCCTGGTATCTGATAGCGTACAGCAGGTCCGGATCCTTTGCCTCTGCCCAACGGTACGAGGGGACCGTGCACCGTTTCGAGTCGTCCGATGGCTTCAGCTGCTGTGACGACCTTCTCCGGTCCCCAGAACCCCTCGGGGCTCATGGGCATGAACTCGATGAACCTGACTTCCAGTTCCCGGTCGCTGGTCAGGGCAACGAACTGTTCCAGTTCGTCATCGTTAAAACCCCTCATAAGGACCACGTTGATCTTAACCGGAGAAAGGCCCTCTATTTGGGCCGTTATCAGGCCCTCCATGACAAGATGAGGTCCTCTCTCAATGCCGTTCCCGTTGGGAGAGGTGATCCATTGAAAGCGGTCTTCGTTCAGGGTGTCGAGGCTGACGTTGACCCTCGTAAGGCCTGCGTTACTCAGGGGATGGGCCAGTTCGCTCAGAAGCATCCCGTTGGTAGTCAGGCTTATATCGTCGATACCGTGAATATCAGAAAGGGAGCTGACGAGCCTGTCGAGATGTTTGCGTACCAACGGTTCTCCACCGGTGATGCGTACACTGGAAACGCCTCTGGGGGCGAGGAGACCCGCGAGCCGGACGATCTCCTCGTAGGAGATGATCTTATCGTGGGACAGGGAAACGAACCCGTCGGAGGGCGCGCAATAACGACATCTCAGATTGCACCTGTCGGTGACGGAGACACGCATGTACCTGATGGGTCTACCCTGGCTGTCAGTCAACTGCTCCACGAAATAATATCTCCCAGATACACCATTATCTAAACGCAGAGTAGGCGGAGGGTTGCGGAGAAAAAATCCAAATCAAATTAATGTTGAATTTGGAGAGTCTGCTTTTTCCCCGAAATATTGCCTTCCTCTGCGTCCGAAGCCTGTCACGCCAGAGGCGTGACGACCTCTGCGTTTTCAAATAAAAAGGACCCGCAGAAAGGGGCCCGTTTTTTTCGCAGGCTTCTCCTTTCCAAATACGGGAGGCCCGGTCGTTTCCAACCAGACCCATCGGCCGGCCGCCTTGTACGCTTTGCATGCGCCGTCAGGCGGGACGGCTCGGAGAGCGTTTTTCAAATGTAGTACACGTTTATAGCGGGTAAGTTACGAAAAAGAAAGAAGGATGAAGGATGGAGCATGGAGGAGGAATAAAACCGGTCAGTATTCTGGGATATTCAAGACGGCGTTGATCGTCGTTGTCTGCTAATTTCTTCTTCCTTCCTCCTTCCCTATTCCTCCTTCTGGCTTTTCAAAGCATTACAATCCGGCTCTTCATGATCAGGATCTCGAAGGCGACAGAAGCTTTCTGCATGACCCGGACCAGGAACTCGGCCTCCTCATCTGTGATGTTGGACTTGAAGGAAAAACCCACGAGGGCAGCGACCATGTGCTTTTTCAGGACCAGAGGGCAGATCAATACTTCCTTGGGTACCTTCAGGCTCAGCTCCTTGATCCACTGGTTGCTTTCGAAGATCTCCACGCCGTCGAACCTCTCGAGCTTGCGGGATTCACGCATATTGAACAGAACGTTCTGAGGGTCCACGGGGACAGAAAGGGTTCCAAATTCCACTACCGGTTTGGCAGATCCTCCCAGCATCCACCCCAGCGCCTGATCGCCCTTGATGATAAACATGAACGCGTCGTTCACGAACCTCAGCCCGGCTTTAATGACAGTGTGAGCCACTTCATCACGGTTTCGAATACCGAAAAACGGTTCGTTGATCTCTGAAACATCGAAGGGATCGTATACCTCAATGTCCGCTACCTCAATGTCCGCCTCTGTGAGCTCCAGCATCTCGATGTCTTCGTCAGGAGAGGGAGCCTTCTCTCTGGCTGGTTGGCTGATCCGTCGCTGTTCGCTCGCGACGTTGTCGCTGACGGCGATATACCGGGCCTCGTGCTTGATGTTGTAGAACCTTTCCAAAGCCGCAACAATGCGCACTTCGCTGGCCACAACCGGCTGGATGACCCTGTTGGTCTGGAAGGCCACCTCGTCTATGATGTTCAGCTTGTGAGGATCTGTCATGGCAACGGTGATGCGGTGTCCATCCACAACCAGAGGAATGATGCGGTGCTTTGAAATAAGCTCCTTGGGCACTGAGTCGAGAACTTCTTTTGGGATTTTCTCGAAATGGCCAGGCTCGGCGTAAGGAATGTTGAACTGGAGCGCAAGAAGCCTCATCAGCGCATCTTCGGAAACAGCCCCCATTTCCAGAAGGTTGGTCCCCAGTCTGCCGCCGAAAATGACCTGTCGCTGAAGAGCCTCACTCAGGGCTTTTTCGTCAATGAGTCCTTTTTCAATCAGCAGTTGGCCGAGGTTCTTCTTCATCCTTCAAATCTCCCGATTCGTCGGTGAGCGGTTTTCGTCCGAATACCTTTGCCACGGCAACGCTGATCTCGAAGAGGATCAGGAGAGGCCCGGCCATGAGAAGCTGTGTCACTATATCGGGAGGCGTCAGCATTGCCGATCCGACAAAGGCGAGCACGATGAAGTAACGGCGGTTCTTCGTGAGGGTCTGATAAGTAAGCAGGCCGGTTCTGGCAAGAAAATAGGTTACCAGGGGCAGCTCAAAGACAAGGCCGAAGGCCAGTAGCAGCTTGGTGGCGAAGGAAAGATACTCCTTCAGGGAAGGAAAGGGACGGATAGTCTCGGTGGCAAAACCAAGGAGGAACTTGAAACCGAAGGGGAATACGACGAAATAGCCAAAGCTTGCCCCTGTGACGAAAAAGAGGGTTGAAAAGATCACAAAGGGGAAAATAACTCTTCTTTCTTTGCTGTAAAGCCCCGGAGAGATGAAAGCCCAGAGTTGGTAGAAGAGCACTGGCAGGGATAGAAAAATACCGGCGAGAAAAGAAACCTTCAGGTAGGTGAAGAAGGCCTCCGTCACACCCGTGAAGATCATCCAGGAGTTATCCGCCGGAAGGGAGGCGACAAGGGGGATAGCAATAAACTCGAAGATTTTGTCTTTGAAAGCGTAACAGGCCAGGAACCCGACACCAACAGCGGCGCAGCAGATCATCAGCCGTTTGCGCAACTCTTCCAGGTGAACAGTGAACGGAAGTCTGTCGTCAGCCATCCTTGGTGTCGTCTTCCGTTTCATCCCCACCCTCGATCTCCTCAAGTACATAGGATGGTTCGGGCGGGGGTTGAGGGGAGAGTTCAGGTTCAGTGGGGGTGTTTACTATTTCGGTGGGAGTTGCCGCCTCATCAGCCCCATTGCTATCCGGCTGAAGGGTGGTTTCTTCCTCTTTATCCTCGTCAGGGACCATGTCTGGGTATCTCTGCCGGAACACCTCATGCTTTTCCTTCTGAAGGTCCATGCGGACCGTTTCCTGAAGATCATCCGCTGCTTTACGGAACTCTGCGAACCCCTTTCCCAGAGTTCGGGCGAGGTCAGGCAGTCTTTTGGGTCCGATGACGATGAGGGCTACTACCAGAATTATCAGTATTTCCTGCATTCCAATACCGAGCATTATCTATGAACCTCTAAAGTGTGTGGGCGGCCCTCTATAGCACATCATCTGCTTCGTTATCGCCCCTCGGAAAGCCGCGCCGTATGTCGTCATATACGCCTCCGGTTCCCTCAGGACTCTGGCCTTGTATCTAACCCCTTCTTGAAAGTCTTGAACAAGCTGACAGCTGACTGCGGTTCTCTTCTTTGAGCCTCGTATCTGGAGCACTCCTGACAGCCGATAAGCGCGTTCCATCCTACGCGACAACGTACTGCGTTAAAGAGATTTATCGATTTTACAGTTATACTATTATAAAGCCACTTGCCGCTCTTTGATGAATTAAATTTTATATGTTATTTACAGTACCCTGTCAACGAAAGCACCCAATGATAAAGGGAAAATCCATATGAAAGACGAAGCGGTCAAAAAGGAAATCCGGGACCTTCTCAAAGAGAGGAAAGCTGTTCTTCTTGCCCACAATTATCAAAGGGACGAGATACAGGAGATCGCCGACCATACTGGTGACTCCCTGGGCCTGTCACAGATCGCGGCCGAATCAGATGCCCAGGTCATCGTTTTCGCCGGGGTCCACTTTATGGCCGAATCCGCCGCCATCCTCGCTCCGGACAGGACGGTTCTTCTTCCCCGGGCCGACGCCGGGTGCCCCATGGCCGACATGATCACTCCGGAGGGAGTGGCCGATCTCAGGGAAAAATATCCCGGTGGTACCGTGGTGGCCTACGTCAATACATCGGCCGCGGTCAAGGCAGTAAGCGACATCTGCTGTACCTCCGGGAACGCCGTTAATGTGGCAAAGTCATTGCCGCCCGAGGCCGATCCCCTCATCATGGTCCCCGATATGAACCTGGCGCAGTACATCGCCACCCAGGTTGACAGGAAGATCGTCTGGCACGAAGGGTACTGCCCTATCCACCATCAGTACACCGCTGAGGATGTCCTGAAAGTCAAGGCCCGGCATCCTGACGCAGTCTTCGCGGCCCACCCGGAGTGTCGGCCGGAGGTCCTGGCGCTGGCCGACCATATCACCAGCACCTCTGGCATGTACACCTTCGCCCGGGAGTCCAAGGCACAGCAGATCATTATAGGTACGGAGATGGGGGTCCTCTACAAAATGAGGCTGGAAAGTCCGGAAAAAACCTTCATTCCCTTGTCCGGGAACATGATCTGCCCCAACATGAAG
This genomic window contains:
- the moaA gene encoding GTP 3',8-cyclase MoaA, whose protein sequence is MEQLTDSQGRPIRYMRVSVTDRCNLRCRYCAPSDGFVSLSHDKIISYEEIVRLAGLLAPRGVSSVRITGGEPLVRKHLDRLVSSLSDIHGIDDISLTTNGMLLSELAHPLSNAGLTRVNVSLDTLNEDRFQWITSPNGNGIERGPHLVMEGLITAQIEGLSPVKINVVLMRGFNDDELEQFVALTSDRELEVRFIEFMPMSPEGFWGPEKVVTAAEAIGRLETVHGPLVPLGRGKGSGPAVRYQIPGFKGTIGFITPVSQHFCIDCNRIRITADGKIRTCLFSDNETDILEPLRSGASDDQILTVIQDALSAKPEGHGMGEGEGLRGCTRTMSHIGG
- the tatC gene encoding twin-arginine translocase subunit TatC — protein: MKRKTTPRMADDRLPFTVHLEELRKRLMICCAAVGVGFLACYAFKDKIFEFIAIPLVASLPADNSWMIFTGVTEAFFTYLKVSFLAGIFLSLPVLFYQLWAFISPGLYSKERRVIFPFVIFSTLFFVTGASFGYFVVFPFGFKFLLGFATETIRPFPSLKEYLSFATKLLLAFGLVFELPLVTYFLARTGLLTYQTLTKNRRYFIVLAFVGSAMLTPPDIVTQLLMAGPLLILFEISVAVAKVFGRKPLTDESGDLKDEEEPRPTAD
- the tatB gene encoding Sec-independent protein translocase protein TatB, translated to MLGIGMQEILIILVVALIVIGPKRLPDLARTLGKGFAEFRKAADDLQETVRMDLQKEKHEVFRQRYPDMVPDEDKEEETTLQPDSNGADEAATPTEIVNTPTEPELSPQPPPEPSYVLEEIEGGDETEDDTKDG
- the nadA gene encoding quinolinate synthase NadA, translating into MKDEAVKKEIRDLLKERKAVLLAHNYQRDEIQEIADHTGDSLGLSQIAAESDAQVIVFAGVHFMAESAAILAPDRTVLLPRADAGCPMADMITPEGVADLREKYPGGTVVAYVNTSAAVKAVSDICCTSGNAVNVAKSLPPEADPLIMVPDMNLAQYIATQVDRKIVWHEGYCPIHHQYTAEDVLKVKARHPDAVFAAHPECRPEVLALADHITSTSGMYTFARESKAQQIIIGTEMGVLYKMRLESPEKTFIPLSGNMICPNMKLTKLADIRDALVNMEPVVTVPEDIRVKAKGALDRMLAVPRD